A stretch of the Malus sylvestris chromosome 10, drMalSylv7.2, whole genome shotgun sequence genome encodes the following:
- the LOC126586812 gene encoding uncharacterized protein LOC126586812, which yields MKMNPERNRAKARVSPVSGALCGPSTVISEQGSLHLHRHPDAVLNEQGGYRNFFSNDSTQSCLGAYAPINFTRDTQKKYFDPIRRGRVKKLGQKGRVQESKMRLGTWNIGTLTGKSMEVVEVMVRRRINIMCLQETKWVGRKAKDLENSGFKLWYSGTNRARNGVGIIVDKTLTQDVVDVKRVGDRIMAIKIVIGQELINVISVYAPQVGLDTSSKEKFWEDLGDLVQGIAQTEKLFIGGDLNGHVGRETGNYGGFHGGHGFGERNEDGEAILDFAMAYDLFLANTFFKKREEHVITYKSGSSKTQIDFLLMRKGDRITCKDCKVIPGESVANQHRLLVMDVHIKRVRKKNKTWKCPRTRWWNLKEEKQAIFKEKVITQYVWDREGEANQMWDSMASCIGKVAKEVLGESKGFAPHQKESWWWNEEVQTKVKAKKECCKALYKDRTDENGERYRKAKQEAKKAMREAKLAAYDDMYKRLDTKEGELDIYKLARAREKKTKDLNQVRCIKDEDGKVLATENAVKDRWKGYFHNLFNEGHERSASLGELSN from the coding sequence atgaaaatgaatccagaacgaaatcgcgctaaagctagggtgtcacccgtaagtggcgcgctgtgtggcccgagcacagtgataagtgagcaagggtcgctgcatctccatcggcacccggatgcagtgttaaatgagcaagggggctatagaaacttcttttcgaacgactccactcaaagttgtttgggagcatatgctcctatcaactttacacgggacacacaaaagaagtactttgatcctattagacggggaagggtgaagaagctaggacagaagggtagagttcaagagagcaaaatgcgattaggaacgtggaatataggaaccttgacgggaaaatctatggaagtagtagaagttatggtgaggagaaggataaatattatgtgcctacaagaaactaagtgggttggtcgtaaggcaaaggatctagaaaactcagggtttaaactatggtattcgggcacaaatagagcgagaaacggtgttggcatcatcgtggacaagaccttgacacaagatgttgtagatgtcaagagggtaggagatagaatcatggcaatcaagattgtaataggacaagaacttatcaatgtgattagtgtgtacgcacctcaagtagggttggatacgagttcgaaggagaaattttgggaagaccttggagacttggtgcagggaattgctcagacggagaagttatttataggaggagatttaaatggacacgtgggcagggagacaggcaactatggaggttttcatggtggccatggttttggggagagaaatgaggatggggaagctatcttggattttgcaatggcatatgatctcttcttagccaacacattctttaagaagagagaagaacatgtgatcacctacaagagtgggtcgtcaaaaacacaaatagattttcttctaatgaggaaaggggatcgtataacttgtaaggattgcaaagttataccaggagagagcgtggctaatcaacatcgcttgttggtgatggatgtacatatcaaaagagtgagaaaaaagaacaagacttggaagtgcccaaggactagatggtggaatctaaaagaagaaaaacaagctattttcaaagaaaaagtaatcacccagtatgtgtgggatagagagggggaagctaaccaaatgtgggattccatggctagttgtatcggaaaagtagcaaaagaggtattaggagagtccaagggctttgccccacaccaaaaggaatcttggtggtggaatgaggaggtacaaacaaaggtgaaggctaagaaggaatgttgtaaagccttatacaaggataggaccgatgaaaatggtgaaaggtatagaaaagcgaagcaagaggcgaagaaagctatgagagaagctaagttagcggcttatgacgatatgtataagcgactagataccaaagaaggagagttggatatctataaactagctagagcaagggaaaagaagacaaaagacctaaaccaagtgaggtgcatcaaggatgaggatggaaaggttcttgctacagagaacgcggttaaagacagatggaaaggttattttcataatcttttcaatgaaggacatgaaaggagtgcttctttaggggagttgagtaactaa
- the LOC126586808 gene encoding uncharacterized protein LOC126586808 isoform X4 — MASTKPVDASLWWDSFSLLLTELENASLSSDLPPILVKTLKDNHAWFVDTVSCFKPPNENSREALNSQQVEIWSHQLNIKPELKDKALKISSYLDIDLFTLWAEETLIEDNLVLDILFPAYYESFCTCNGERWKTLCVLYKLAVSTEALRSSYQTKVQLLLILIETLDLESLLQMVHDAIPFRQGTFVFTLADVQEMEAIISTFNAFETKEAGPLILAWAVFLCLISSLPGSEESNVLMEIDHVGYVRQAFEAALLNDCVEILQSDVLKEPDGPADGYRSVLRTFVSAFIASYAISLQLEDKSLKLILDILCKIYQGEESLCIQFWDRESFIDGPIRCLLCNLEGEFPFRTVELVRLLSSLCEGTWPAECVYNFLDKSLGISSLVEINGSFGEDRSQIVETHLPLHVPGFEGLVIPSKTCGHILRLVSGNTALVRWEAVCFALMDIGNSSHFQSTGMNGQTESNMRLVEVICTLVRKLSPTSDGAALMSVGINILAKMLRCSPSRVSEVALKANIFGFRNGHNDPSSGTWFLSGKLAKMLLIDCEQNDSCCSLTISVLDFTLHLVETGLKNDAVLDLIVFSIQYVLVNHEYWKFKVKHTLWRVTLKVLEVMKKIITSVSYSEKLDEVILDRLLSDSSIHSKLPKHWRDFISAGSLI; from the exons ATGGCAAGCACTAAGCCCGTCGACGCCTCCCTCTGGTGggactctttctctctcttactaACCGAGCTCGAAAATGCCTCTCTGTCGTCCGACCTCCCTCCCATTCTG GTAAAGACATTGAAGGACAATCATGCATGGTTCGTGGACACAGTGTCTTGCTTCAAGCCGCCCAATGAGAATTCGAGGGAGGCTTTGAATTCACAGCAAGTGGAAATTTGGTCTCATCAGTTGAATATAAAGCCTGAATTGAAAGATAAAGCTTTGAAAATCAGCTCCTATTTG GATATTGATCTTTTCACTTTGTGGGCTGAGGAGACACTAATTGAAGACAATTTGGTTTTGGACATTCTTTTCCCTGCTTATTATGAGTCATTTTGTACTTGTAATGGTGAAAGGTGGAAAACTTTGTGCGTGCTCTATAAG CTGGCAGTATCAACTGAAGCACTACGTTCTTCTTATCAAACCAAAGTCCAGCTGCTTCTAATCCTTATAGAAACCCTGGACCTGGAAAGTCTTCTCCAGATGGTTCACGATGCAATCCCTTTCAG GCAGGGCacatttgtttttactttggCTGATGTCCAAGAGATGGAAGCGATAATTTCAACATTCAATGCTTTTGAAACAAAAGAAGCAGGTCCATTAATTCTAGCCTGGGCTGTGTTTCTTTGTCTGATTTCGTCACTTCCAGGTAGTGAAGAGAGCAATGTACTAATG gAGATTGATCATGTTGGTTATGTTCGTCAAGCGTTCGAGGCTGCATTGTTGAATGATTGTGTTGAAATCCTTCAAAGTGATGTATTGAAGGAACCAGAT ggGCCTGCTGACGGCTACCGTAGTGTGTTGAGAACTTTTGTATCTGCATTTATTGCCTCTTATGCGATCAGTCTTCAG CTGGAAGATAAATCTCTGAAGTTAATACTGGATATTCTTTGCAAAATTTATCAGGGAGAG GAGTCACTTTGTATCCAGTTTTGGGATCGTGAAAGTTTTATTGATGGCCCTATCCGGTGTCTTCTTTGCAACTTAGAGGGTGAATTTCCTTTCAGGACTGTGGAACTAGTTCGCCTTTTATCATCACTTTGTGAAGGAACTTGGCCTGCAGAATGTGT GTATAACTTTTTGGATAAGTCTCTGGGTATATCATCCCTGGTTGAGATTAATGGCTCCTTTGGGGAGGACAGGTCTCAAATTGTGGAGACGCACCTCCCGTTGCATGTTCCTGGATTTGAAGGTCTGGTCATTCCCAGTAAAACCTGTGGACATATTTTAAGATTAGTTAGTGGAAATACCGCTCTTGTACGATGGGAG GCTGTATGTTTTGCTCTGATGGACATTGGGAACTCATCACATTTCCAATCAACGGGCATGAATGGGCAGACAGAAAGTAATATGCG GTTGGTTGAGGTCATTTGCACTTTGGTCAGAAAATTATCTCCTACTTCGGACGGTGCCGCTCTGATGTCCGTGGGTATAAATATCTTGGCAAAGATGTTAAGATG TTCCCCTTCTCGTGTGTCTGAGGTGGCCTTAAAAGCAAATATATTTGGTTTCAGGAATGGCCACAATGATCCATCAAG TGGAACATGGTTTCTTTCTGGGAAACTGGCAAAGATGCTATTAATTGACTGTGAGCAGAATGATAGTTGCTGCTCATTGACTATATCAG TGCTGGACTTTACCCTGCATCTCGTGGAGACAGGATTAAAAAATGATGCTGTCCTGGATTTAATTGTTTTCTCCATTCAGTATGTTCTTGTTAACCATGAATACTGGAAATTCAAGGTGAAGCATACTCTTTGGAGAGTAACATTGAAG GTGCTAGAAgtgatgaaaaaaattattacaTCAGTATCATACTCTGAAAAGTTGGATGAAGTCATCCTGGATAGGTTACTGTCTGATTCGTCCATCCATAGTAAACTACCCAAGCACTGGAG AGACTTTATTTCAGCCGGCTCATTGATCTAA
- the LOC126586808 gene encoding uncharacterized protein LOC126586808 isoform X1, translated as MASTKPVDASLWWDSFSLLLTELENASLSSDLPPILVKTLKDNHAWFVDTVSCFKPPNENSREALNSQQVEIWSHQLNIKPELKDKALKISSYLCLDEVQLYILVERSLENKDVALDSILHEYFHAVIIHYYVERQCLLKCTRSILTHALSFGSVSGEANAIKEEVLKLISDGMEAKLINVLQVLFSSDHPEQMDIDLFTLWAEETLIEDNLVLDILFPAYYESFCTCNGERWKTLCVLYKLAVSTEALRSSYQTKVQLLLILIETLDLESLLQMVHDAIPFRQGTFVFTLADVQEMEAIISTFNAFETKEAGPLILAWAVFLCLISSLPGSEESNVLMEIDHVGYVRQAFEAALLNDCVEILQSDVLKEPDGPADGYRSVLRTFVSAFIASYAISLQLEDKSLKLILDILCKIYQGEESLCIQFWDRESFIDGPIRCLLCNLEGEFPFRTVELVRLLSSLCEGTWPAECVYNFLDKSLGISSLVEINGSFGEDRSQIVETHLPLHVPGFEGLVIPSKTCGHILRLVSGNTALVRWEAVCFALMDIGNSSHFQSTGMNGQTESNMRLVEVICTLVRKLSPTSDGAALMSVGINILAKMLRCSPSRVSEVALKANIFGFRNGHNDPSSGTWFLSGKLAKMLLIDCEQNDSCCSLTISVLDFTLHLVETGLKNDAVLDLIVFSIQYVLVNHEYWKFKVKHTLWRVTLKVLEVMKKIITSVSYSEKLDEVILDRLLSDSSIHSKLPKHWRDFISAGSLI; from the exons ATGGCAAGCACTAAGCCCGTCGACGCCTCCCTCTGGTGggactctttctctctcttactaACCGAGCTCGAAAATGCCTCTCTGTCGTCCGACCTCCCTCCCATTCTG GTAAAGACATTGAAGGACAATCATGCATGGTTCGTGGACACAGTGTCTTGCTTCAAGCCGCCCAATGAGAATTCGAGGGAGGCTTTGAATTCACAGCAAGTGGAAATTTGGTCTCATCAGTTGAATATAAAGCCTGAATTGAAAGATAAAGCTTTGAAAATCAGCTCCTATTTG tgtctgGATGAGGTGCAATTGTACATTCTTGTTGAAAGGTCTCTTGAGAACAAAGATGTAGCTCTTGACTCTATACTGCACGAGTATTTTCATGCA GTGATTATTCACTATTACGTTGAACGCCAGTGCCTGCTGAAGTGCACGAGGAGTATTCTCACACATGCTT TGTCTTTTGGAAGCGTCTCTGGAGAAGCTAATGCTATTAAGGAGGAAGTACTAAAGTTGATTTCTGACGGAATGGAGGCGAAGCTGATAAATGTGCTGCAAGTCCTTTTCTCCTCCGATCACCCTGAACAAATG GATATTGATCTTTTCACTTTGTGGGCTGAGGAGACACTAATTGAAGACAATTTGGTTTTGGACATTCTTTTCCCTGCTTATTATGAGTCATTTTGTACTTGTAATGGTGAAAGGTGGAAAACTTTGTGCGTGCTCTATAAG CTGGCAGTATCAACTGAAGCACTACGTTCTTCTTATCAAACCAAAGTCCAGCTGCTTCTAATCCTTATAGAAACCCTGGACCTGGAAAGTCTTCTCCAGATGGTTCACGATGCAATCCCTTTCAG GCAGGGCacatttgtttttactttggCTGATGTCCAAGAGATGGAAGCGATAATTTCAACATTCAATGCTTTTGAAACAAAAGAAGCAGGTCCATTAATTCTAGCCTGGGCTGTGTTTCTTTGTCTGATTTCGTCACTTCCAGGTAGTGAAGAGAGCAATGTACTAATG gAGATTGATCATGTTGGTTATGTTCGTCAAGCGTTCGAGGCTGCATTGTTGAATGATTGTGTTGAAATCCTTCAAAGTGATGTATTGAAGGAACCAGAT ggGCCTGCTGACGGCTACCGTAGTGTGTTGAGAACTTTTGTATCTGCATTTATTGCCTCTTATGCGATCAGTCTTCAG CTGGAAGATAAATCTCTGAAGTTAATACTGGATATTCTTTGCAAAATTTATCAGGGAGAG GAGTCACTTTGTATCCAGTTTTGGGATCGTGAAAGTTTTATTGATGGCCCTATCCGGTGTCTTCTTTGCAACTTAGAGGGTGAATTTCCTTTCAGGACTGTGGAACTAGTTCGCCTTTTATCATCACTTTGTGAAGGAACTTGGCCTGCAGAATGTGT GTATAACTTTTTGGATAAGTCTCTGGGTATATCATCCCTGGTTGAGATTAATGGCTCCTTTGGGGAGGACAGGTCTCAAATTGTGGAGACGCACCTCCCGTTGCATGTTCCTGGATTTGAAGGTCTGGTCATTCCCAGTAAAACCTGTGGACATATTTTAAGATTAGTTAGTGGAAATACCGCTCTTGTACGATGGGAG GCTGTATGTTTTGCTCTGATGGACATTGGGAACTCATCACATTTCCAATCAACGGGCATGAATGGGCAGACAGAAAGTAATATGCG GTTGGTTGAGGTCATTTGCACTTTGGTCAGAAAATTATCTCCTACTTCGGACGGTGCCGCTCTGATGTCCGTGGGTATAAATATCTTGGCAAAGATGTTAAGATG TTCCCCTTCTCGTGTGTCTGAGGTGGCCTTAAAAGCAAATATATTTGGTTTCAGGAATGGCCACAATGATCCATCAAG TGGAACATGGTTTCTTTCTGGGAAACTGGCAAAGATGCTATTAATTGACTGTGAGCAGAATGATAGTTGCTGCTCATTGACTATATCAG TGCTGGACTTTACCCTGCATCTCGTGGAGACAGGATTAAAAAATGATGCTGTCCTGGATTTAATTGTTTTCTCCATTCAGTATGTTCTTGTTAACCATGAATACTGGAAATTCAAGGTGAAGCATACTCTTTGGAGAGTAACATTGAAG GTGCTAGAAgtgatgaaaaaaattattacaTCAGTATCATACTCTGAAAAGTTGGATGAAGTCATCCTGGATAGGTTACTGTCTGATTCGTCCATCCATAGTAAACTACCCAAGCACTGGAG AGACTTTATTTCAGCCGGCTCATTGATCTAA
- the LOC126586808 gene encoding uncharacterized protein LOC126586808 isoform X3 encodes MASTKPVDASLWWDSFSLLLTELENASLSSDLPPILVKTLKDNHAWFVDTVSCFKPPNENSREALNSQQVEIWSHQLNIKPELKDKALKISSYLVIIHYYVERQCLLKCTRSILTHALSFGSVSGEANAIKEEVLKLISDGMEAKLINVLQVLFSSDHPEQMDIDLFTLWAEETLIEDNLVLDILFPAYYESFCTCNGERWKTLCVLYKLAVSTEALRSSYQTKVQLLLILIETLDLESLLQMVHDAIPFRQGTFVFTLADVQEMEAIISTFNAFETKEAGPLILAWAVFLCLISSLPGSEESNVLMEIDHVGYVRQAFEAALLNDCVEILQSDVLKEPDGPADGYRSVLRTFVSAFIASYAISLQLEDKSLKLILDILCKIYQGEESLCIQFWDRESFIDGPIRCLLCNLEGEFPFRTVELVRLLSSLCEGTWPAECVYNFLDKSLGISSLVEINGSFGEDRSQIVETHLPLHVPGFEGLVIPSKTCGHILRLVSGNTALVRWEAVCFALMDIGNSSHFQSTGMNGQTESNMRLVEVICTLVRKLSPTSDGAALMSVGINILAKMLRCSPSRVSEVALKANIFGFRNGHNDPSSGTWFLSGKLAKMLLIDCEQNDSCCSLTISVLDFTLHLVETGLKNDAVLDLIVFSIQYVLVNHEYWKFKVKHTLWRVTLKVLEVMKKIITSVSYSEKLDEVILDRLLSDSSIHSKLPKHWRDFISAGSLI; translated from the exons ATGGCAAGCACTAAGCCCGTCGACGCCTCCCTCTGGTGggactctttctctctcttactaACCGAGCTCGAAAATGCCTCTCTGTCGTCCGACCTCCCTCCCATTCTG GTAAAGACATTGAAGGACAATCATGCATGGTTCGTGGACACAGTGTCTTGCTTCAAGCCGCCCAATGAGAATTCGAGGGAGGCTTTGAATTCACAGCAAGTGGAAATTTGGTCTCATCAGTTGAATATAAAGCCTGAATTGAAAGATAAAGCTTTGAAAATCAGCTCCTATTTG GTGATTATTCACTATTACGTTGAACGCCAGTGCCTGCTGAAGTGCACGAGGAGTATTCTCACACATGCTT TGTCTTTTGGAAGCGTCTCTGGAGAAGCTAATGCTATTAAGGAGGAAGTACTAAAGTTGATTTCTGACGGAATGGAGGCGAAGCTGATAAATGTGCTGCAAGTCCTTTTCTCCTCCGATCACCCTGAACAAATG GATATTGATCTTTTCACTTTGTGGGCTGAGGAGACACTAATTGAAGACAATTTGGTTTTGGACATTCTTTTCCCTGCTTATTATGAGTCATTTTGTACTTGTAATGGTGAAAGGTGGAAAACTTTGTGCGTGCTCTATAAG CTGGCAGTATCAACTGAAGCACTACGTTCTTCTTATCAAACCAAAGTCCAGCTGCTTCTAATCCTTATAGAAACCCTGGACCTGGAAAGTCTTCTCCAGATGGTTCACGATGCAATCCCTTTCAG GCAGGGCacatttgtttttactttggCTGATGTCCAAGAGATGGAAGCGATAATTTCAACATTCAATGCTTTTGAAACAAAAGAAGCAGGTCCATTAATTCTAGCCTGGGCTGTGTTTCTTTGTCTGATTTCGTCACTTCCAGGTAGTGAAGAGAGCAATGTACTAATG gAGATTGATCATGTTGGTTATGTTCGTCAAGCGTTCGAGGCTGCATTGTTGAATGATTGTGTTGAAATCCTTCAAAGTGATGTATTGAAGGAACCAGAT ggGCCTGCTGACGGCTACCGTAGTGTGTTGAGAACTTTTGTATCTGCATTTATTGCCTCTTATGCGATCAGTCTTCAG CTGGAAGATAAATCTCTGAAGTTAATACTGGATATTCTTTGCAAAATTTATCAGGGAGAG GAGTCACTTTGTATCCAGTTTTGGGATCGTGAAAGTTTTATTGATGGCCCTATCCGGTGTCTTCTTTGCAACTTAGAGGGTGAATTTCCTTTCAGGACTGTGGAACTAGTTCGCCTTTTATCATCACTTTGTGAAGGAACTTGGCCTGCAGAATGTGT GTATAACTTTTTGGATAAGTCTCTGGGTATATCATCCCTGGTTGAGATTAATGGCTCCTTTGGGGAGGACAGGTCTCAAATTGTGGAGACGCACCTCCCGTTGCATGTTCCTGGATTTGAAGGTCTGGTCATTCCCAGTAAAACCTGTGGACATATTTTAAGATTAGTTAGTGGAAATACCGCTCTTGTACGATGGGAG GCTGTATGTTTTGCTCTGATGGACATTGGGAACTCATCACATTTCCAATCAACGGGCATGAATGGGCAGACAGAAAGTAATATGCG GTTGGTTGAGGTCATTTGCACTTTGGTCAGAAAATTATCTCCTACTTCGGACGGTGCCGCTCTGATGTCCGTGGGTATAAATATCTTGGCAAAGATGTTAAGATG TTCCCCTTCTCGTGTGTCTGAGGTGGCCTTAAAAGCAAATATATTTGGTTTCAGGAATGGCCACAATGATCCATCAAG TGGAACATGGTTTCTTTCTGGGAAACTGGCAAAGATGCTATTAATTGACTGTGAGCAGAATGATAGTTGCTGCTCATTGACTATATCAG TGCTGGACTTTACCCTGCATCTCGTGGAGACAGGATTAAAAAATGATGCTGTCCTGGATTTAATTGTTTTCTCCATTCAGTATGTTCTTGTTAACCATGAATACTGGAAATTCAAGGTGAAGCATACTCTTTGGAGAGTAACATTGAAG GTGCTAGAAgtgatgaaaaaaattattacaTCAGTATCATACTCTGAAAAGTTGGATGAAGTCATCCTGGATAGGTTACTGTCTGATTCGTCCATCCATAGTAAACTACCCAAGCACTGGAG AGACTTTATTTCAGCCGGCTCATTGATCTAA
- the LOC126586808 gene encoding uncharacterized protein LOC126586808 isoform X2, which translates to MASTKPVDASLWWDSFSLLLTELENASLSSDLPPILTLKDNHAWFVDTVSCFKPPNENSREALNSQQVEIWSHQLNIKPELKDKALKISSYLCLDEVQLYILVERSLENKDVALDSILHEYFHAVIIHYYVERQCLLKCTRSILTHALSFGSVSGEANAIKEEVLKLISDGMEAKLINVLQVLFSSDHPEQMDIDLFTLWAEETLIEDNLVLDILFPAYYESFCTCNGERWKTLCVLYKLAVSTEALRSSYQTKVQLLLILIETLDLESLLQMVHDAIPFRQGTFVFTLADVQEMEAIISTFNAFETKEAGPLILAWAVFLCLISSLPGSEESNVLMEIDHVGYVRQAFEAALLNDCVEILQSDVLKEPDGPADGYRSVLRTFVSAFIASYAISLQLEDKSLKLILDILCKIYQGEESLCIQFWDRESFIDGPIRCLLCNLEGEFPFRTVELVRLLSSLCEGTWPAECVYNFLDKSLGISSLVEINGSFGEDRSQIVETHLPLHVPGFEGLVIPSKTCGHILRLVSGNTALVRWEAVCFALMDIGNSSHFQSTGMNGQTESNMRLVEVICTLVRKLSPTSDGAALMSVGINILAKMLRCSPSRVSEVALKANIFGFRNGHNDPSSGTWFLSGKLAKMLLIDCEQNDSCCSLTISVLDFTLHLVETGLKNDAVLDLIVFSIQYVLVNHEYWKFKVKHTLWRVTLKVLEVMKKIITSVSYSEKLDEVILDRLLSDSSIHSKLPKHWRDFISAGSLI; encoded by the exons ATGGCAAGCACTAAGCCCGTCGACGCCTCCCTCTGGTGggactctttctctctcttactaACCGAGCTCGAAAATGCCTCTCTGTCGTCCGACCTCCCTCCCATTCTG ACATTGAAGGACAATCATGCATGGTTCGTGGACACAGTGTCTTGCTTCAAGCCGCCCAATGAGAATTCGAGGGAGGCTTTGAATTCACAGCAAGTGGAAATTTGGTCTCATCAGTTGAATATAAAGCCTGAATTGAAAGATAAAGCTTTGAAAATCAGCTCCTATTTG tgtctgGATGAGGTGCAATTGTACATTCTTGTTGAAAGGTCTCTTGAGAACAAAGATGTAGCTCTTGACTCTATACTGCACGAGTATTTTCATGCA GTGATTATTCACTATTACGTTGAACGCCAGTGCCTGCTGAAGTGCACGAGGAGTATTCTCACACATGCTT TGTCTTTTGGAAGCGTCTCTGGAGAAGCTAATGCTATTAAGGAGGAAGTACTAAAGTTGATTTCTGACGGAATGGAGGCGAAGCTGATAAATGTGCTGCAAGTCCTTTTCTCCTCCGATCACCCTGAACAAATG GATATTGATCTTTTCACTTTGTGGGCTGAGGAGACACTAATTGAAGACAATTTGGTTTTGGACATTCTTTTCCCTGCTTATTATGAGTCATTTTGTACTTGTAATGGTGAAAGGTGGAAAACTTTGTGCGTGCTCTATAAG CTGGCAGTATCAACTGAAGCACTACGTTCTTCTTATCAAACCAAAGTCCAGCTGCTTCTAATCCTTATAGAAACCCTGGACCTGGAAAGTCTTCTCCAGATGGTTCACGATGCAATCCCTTTCAG GCAGGGCacatttgtttttactttggCTGATGTCCAAGAGATGGAAGCGATAATTTCAACATTCAATGCTTTTGAAACAAAAGAAGCAGGTCCATTAATTCTAGCCTGGGCTGTGTTTCTTTGTCTGATTTCGTCACTTCCAGGTAGTGAAGAGAGCAATGTACTAATG gAGATTGATCATGTTGGTTATGTTCGTCAAGCGTTCGAGGCTGCATTGTTGAATGATTGTGTTGAAATCCTTCAAAGTGATGTATTGAAGGAACCAGAT ggGCCTGCTGACGGCTACCGTAGTGTGTTGAGAACTTTTGTATCTGCATTTATTGCCTCTTATGCGATCAGTCTTCAG CTGGAAGATAAATCTCTGAAGTTAATACTGGATATTCTTTGCAAAATTTATCAGGGAGAG GAGTCACTTTGTATCCAGTTTTGGGATCGTGAAAGTTTTATTGATGGCCCTATCCGGTGTCTTCTTTGCAACTTAGAGGGTGAATTTCCTTTCAGGACTGTGGAACTAGTTCGCCTTTTATCATCACTTTGTGAAGGAACTTGGCCTGCAGAATGTGT GTATAACTTTTTGGATAAGTCTCTGGGTATATCATCCCTGGTTGAGATTAATGGCTCCTTTGGGGAGGACAGGTCTCAAATTGTGGAGACGCACCTCCCGTTGCATGTTCCTGGATTTGAAGGTCTGGTCATTCCCAGTAAAACCTGTGGACATATTTTAAGATTAGTTAGTGGAAATACCGCTCTTGTACGATGGGAG GCTGTATGTTTTGCTCTGATGGACATTGGGAACTCATCACATTTCCAATCAACGGGCATGAATGGGCAGACAGAAAGTAATATGCG GTTGGTTGAGGTCATTTGCACTTTGGTCAGAAAATTATCTCCTACTTCGGACGGTGCCGCTCTGATGTCCGTGGGTATAAATATCTTGGCAAAGATGTTAAGATG TTCCCCTTCTCGTGTGTCTGAGGTGGCCTTAAAAGCAAATATATTTGGTTTCAGGAATGGCCACAATGATCCATCAAG TGGAACATGGTTTCTTTCTGGGAAACTGGCAAAGATGCTATTAATTGACTGTGAGCAGAATGATAGTTGCTGCTCATTGACTATATCAG TGCTGGACTTTACCCTGCATCTCGTGGAGACAGGATTAAAAAATGATGCTGTCCTGGATTTAATTGTTTTCTCCATTCAGTATGTTCTTGTTAACCATGAATACTGGAAATTCAAGGTGAAGCATACTCTTTGGAGAGTAACATTGAAG GTGCTAGAAgtgatgaaaaaaattattacaTCAGTATCATACTCTGAAAAGTTGGATGAAGTCATCCTGGATAGGTTACTGTCTGATTCGTCCATCCATAGTAAACTACCCAAGCACTGGAG AGACTTTATTTCAGCCGGCTCATTGATCTAA